In a single window of the Chitinivibrionales bacterium genome:
- a CDS encoding BON domain-containing protein, producing MVKKYNLLTSIAIYLTIATVQPLMGQTADIPDNEITAAVNNHLLVDETVSFHMVQVTTNEGIVILSGTVSHLLARDRAARIAESIKGVRSVVNNLEISPVQRSDMEIRTDVLTALAVDPATELYDVTAAAHNGVVELNGTVQSWAEKRLCENVAKSVKGIQKIQNNITVNFKGERPESEIKAEIQRRLRLDPYIPHQLLDIRVEGGIVTLEGAVGSAVEKTYTRNNCLVAGVEGVDVSDVKVTPRALEEMEKRSKYVLKSDEKIREAVNDALLWDPRTISFDIDVTVSNSIVTLAGEVDNLQAKRAAAHDARNTIGVIRVNNLIKVSPPKVTDREIESNVQSALLWDPVVERHEIDAVVRNKKVFLYGAVDSYFEKNRAEDVASRIKGVAEVDNFLTVNIVSAPPTDQEIKSNIENQLRWNPYIEKNEIDVEVQNGVATLKGKVDTYFERDEAIREAFEGGADSVKSKLKVKDSRDNNDEEEYRKEDEYFPLYYYYMN from the coding sequence ATGGTTAAGAAGTATAATCTTCTTACATCAATAGCTATTTATTTGACAATCGCAACAGTTCAACCTCTTATGGGGCAAACCGCAGATATTCCAGACAATGAAATAACCGCGGCGGTCAATAATCATTTGCTGGTAGATGAAACCGTTTCCTTTCATATGGTGCAGGTTACTACCAATGAAGGTATTGTTATTTTATCGGGAACAGTAAGCCATCTTCTCGCCCGTGATCGTGCAGCCCGAATTGCCGAATCGATCAAAGGAGTACGCTCTGTAGTAAATAACCTTGAAATATCCCCTGTTCAAAGAAGCGATATGGAGATACGCACCGATGTACTCACCGCTCTGGCGGTGGATCCTGCTACCGAGCTGTATGATGTGACGGCTGCTGCGCATAATGGGGTGGTCGAACTGAATGGTACGGTGCAATCATGGGCCGAGAAACGACTATGTGAGAATGTTGCAAAATCGGTCAAAGGGATTCAAAAGATTCAGAATAATATTACAGTCAATTTTAAAGGAGAAAGGCCGGAATCGGAAATCAAAGCGGAAATACAACGGCGGCTTCGGTTAGACCCCTATATTCCCCATCAACTTCTGGACATCCGTGTCGAAGGTGGGATCGTTACCCTTGAAGGTGCTGTTGGAAGTGCCGTTGAGAAAACATATACGCGCAATAATTGTCTGGTAGCCGGTGTCGAGGGTGTTGATGTCAGTGATGTCAAAGTGACCCCCCGGGCCTTGGAAGAGATGGAAAAACGAAGTAAGTACGTGCTGAAATCTGATGAAAAAATCAGGGAAGCCGTGAATGATGCGCTGTTATGGGATCCCCGAACCATTTCTTTTGATATCGATGTGACTGTCAGTAATTCTATCGTAACACTGGCCGGTGAAGTCGACAATCTGCAGGCGAAACGAGCGGCAGCACATGATGCCCGCAATACAATTGGAGTCATTCGGGTAAATAATCTCATAAAGGTTTCTCCTCCGAAAGTAACCGACAGAGAAATCGAAAGTAATGTGCAGAGCGCACTCCTGTGGGATCCGGTGGTGGAACGTCATGAAATCGATGCGGTGGTGAGAAATAAAAAGGTATTTCTTTATGGCGCAGTCGACAGCTATTTTGAGAAAAACCGCGCCGAAGATGTTGCATCACGAATAAAGGGTGTGGCGGAAGTCGATAATTTTCTGACAGTAAACATAGTTTCGGCGCCACCCACTGATCAGGAAATCAAAAGCAATATCGAAAACCAATTGCGCTGGAACCCCTATATCGAAAAAAATGAAATCGATGTTGAAGTCCAGAACGGTGTTGCCACTTTAAAAGGAAAAGTAGACACCTATTTCGAACGGGATGAAGCTATACGGGAGGCGTTCGAAGGTGGAGCCGATTCGGTGAAAAGCAAACTGAAAGTTAAGGACTCCAGGGATAATAATGATGAGGAAGAATACCGGAAAGAAGATGAGTATTTTCCGCTCTATTATTATTACATGAATTAA
- a CDS encoding DUF547 domain-containing protein, with product MKTTTIHKMIRRYFLFVLTGVFFLSHFAYAAKPLDYSKYSAVFYAATGVKGKVDYEWLKKNPAQLNTYVRDIAKISKERYRSWSRDEKVAFYINTFNALCIKIIVDNYPIDGGFFKSLIYPDNSILQINGAFNKIKFTVLGEQVTLEDIRDEILIKEFNEPRVHCALAYGAQGSPSLPGRPYEGEELDAMLRFAAREVVADSTMFRIDKEKNKLYISELFAWHGEDFIPEYGTDEKFKKHEPDQRAVVNFFFPFLLDEDKKFLTENEFDIKYIKFNWRLNDKKGEFFIP from the coding sequence ATGAAAACAACCACTATTCATAAAATGATCCGGCGATATTTTCTTTTTGTGCTCACCGGTGTTTTTTTTCTTTCTCATTTTGCGTATGCAGCTAAACCCCTCGATTACAGCAAATATTCTGCGGTTTTTTATGCAGCAACCGGGGTAAAAGGAAAGGTCGATTATGAGTGGCTTAAAAAGAATCCCGCACAACTCAATACGTATGTAAGAGATATCGCAAAAATAAGCAAAGAACGGTACCGTTCCTGGAGCAGAGACGAGAAGGTTGCTTTTTATATCAATACATTTAATGCTTTATGCATAAAGATTATTGTAGATAACTATCCTATTGACGGTGGATTTTTTAAATCGCTTATCTACCCCGATAACAGCATTTTACAGATCAACGGCGCATTTAATAAGATTAAATTTACCGTTTTAGGGGAGCAGGTTACGTTAGAAGATATCAGGGATGAAATTCTCATCAAGGAGTTCAACGAACCTCGGGTACATTGCGCTCTGGCCTATGGTGCCCAGGGATCTCCATCCTTACCTGGAAGGCCCTACGAGGGAGAGGAACTTGATGCCATGCTCAGATTTGCCGCCAGAGAGGTCGTTGCCGATTCAACAATGTTCCGGATCGATAAAGAAAAGAATAAGCTCTATATATCCGAACTTTTTGCATGGCATGGAGAAGACTTCATTCCGGAGTATGGAACCGATGAAAAATTCAAAAAACACGAACCTGATCAACGTGCCGTGGTGAACTTCTTTTTTCCGTTTCTTCTTGATGAAGACAAGAAGTTTCTTACAGAAAATGAATTTGATATCAAATACATAAAATTTAATTGGCGCCTTAATGATAAAAAAGGCGAATTCTTTATTCCCTGA
- a CDS encoding BON domain-containing protein: MRMAKTYHRIFKRIKILFLLLSIAGLCAVWAQKETLEVTDQNITLAVETDLSTDNAVAAHLIDVETSDGYVTLSGTVDNILAKERAAKLARSIKGVKGVINTITVNPVYRSDIAIRNNVNAVLLFDKATESYEITVSVDTGKVFLDGTVQSLAERKIAEKAAKSVTGVVAVENNIDVVPTEKRSDKDIKAEIVRKLELDPYVYEEMIDVKVDDGEVVLSGTVGSLAEKGFAYNDAAILGVKTIDDRKLVVKLWANDPLRRKGKLVVKPEDDLAGHVEAILNHDPRVSDYDIDVSVDGSTIILDGVVDNLNSALRARQDALNVVGVYRVINRLRVRPEKLLSSSEIEENAEYILKWDPVVERHEISVTLRNAKAYLEGKVDSRYEKMHAEEIVSRIPGVVNIENLIAVREKPWVYINDDVLESNIQQEFRFNWFVDEEDLKVEAMDGVATVTGDIESKRELYAIVDNAFDAGAKMVKTRLEFNGIPDYMVFHYRDPIWFE; this comes from the coding sequence ATGAGAATGGCAAAAACATACCACCGGATCTTTAAGAGAATAAAAATATTGTTTTTACTCTTGAGTATTGCAGGTCTTTGTGCGGTCTGGGCGCAAAAAGAAACCTTGGAAGTCACGGATCAAAATATTACCCTGGCGGTAGAAACCGATCTTTCAACCGATAATGCCGTTGCGGCCCATCTGATTGATGTGGAAACCAGTGATGGATATGTGACCCTGTCGGGGACCGTTGATAATATCCTTGCCAAAGAACGGGCAGCAAAGCTTGCTCGAAGTATCAAGGGAGTAAAAGGGGTTATTAACACGATAACGGTCAATCCTGTTTATCGCAGCGATATCGCAATCAGAAATAATGTCAATGCCGTTCTCCTCTTCGATAAGGCTACCGAGTCGTATGAGATAACGGTGAGTGTCGACACAGGAAAAGTATTTCTCGACGGCACTGTCCAGTCACTTGCAGAGAGGAAAATCGCCGAAAAAGCTGCAAAGAGTGTAACCGGTGTTGTTGCAGTCGAAAATAATATCGACGTAGTTCCCACAGAAAAACGCTCCGATAAGGATATAAAGGCTGAAATAGTTCGGAAACTTGAATTGGATCCCTATGTGTACGAAGAAATGATCGATGTAAAGGTTGATGACGGCGAAGTGGTCTTATCCGGAACGGTAGGAAGTCTTGCGGAAAAGGGGTTCGCCTATAACGATGCGGCCATACTCGGTGTTAAGACCATCGATGACAGGAAGCTGGTCGTTAAACTGTGGGCGAACGATCCGTTGCGCCGTAAAGGCAAATTGGTTGTGAAGCCCGAAGATGATTTAGCCGGTCATGTCGAGGCGATCTTAAATCATGACCCGCGAGTATCAGATTACGATATTGATGTGTCCGTGGATGGTTCTACCATCATTCTTGATGGTGTGGTCGATAATCTCAATTCCGCACTGAGGGCTCGTCAGGATGCGCTGAATGTGGTGGGAGTTTACCGGGTGATTAATCGCCTGAGAGTACGCCCCGAAAAACTGCTCAGCAGCAGTGAAATCGAGGAAAATGCCGAGTACATTCTTAAATGGGATCCGGTCGTCGAACGCCATGAAATATCGGTGACTCTTCGTAATGCAAAAGCCTATCTTGAAGGGAAGGTTGACAGCAGGTATGAAAAGATGCATGCGGAGGAAATCGTTTCCCGGATACCCGGTGTCGTGAATATCGAAAATCTTATCGCCGTAAGAGAAAAACCGTGGGTGTATATTAACGACGATGTACTTGAGTCGAATATTCAACAGGAGTTCAGATTTAACTGGTTTGTCGATGAAGAAGATCTGAAAGTAGAGGCCATGGACGGCGTTGCAACGGTAACCGGAGATATTGAATCCAAAAGAGAACTCTATGCGATTGTCGATAATGCTTTTGACGCCGGCGCAAAAATGGTCAAAACACGACTAGAATTCAATGGAATTCCCGATTACATGGTTTTTCACTATCGGGACCCGATATGGTTTGAATAA
- a CDS encoding PRC-barrel domain containing protein, giving the protein MLRSAKETKGYTIKAADGTIGDVSEYLFDDIYWTVRYLVADVGDWLVHKHVLISPSALLEPTEKEFPVNLTVEQVKKSPRIDAAKPVSRKEEEKLRMHYGWPMYWEPTGMAGPMPAPIPIADIEQERHEREKGEKSENDSHLRSLNEIMGYHIHATDNEIGHIDDIIFDSKSWQFRYLVVDTKNWLPGKKVLISPEWANKISWFEKMLYVNVTKEQIEKSPEYDPSTPVNREYEEILYDFYGRPKYWKQ; this is encoded by the coding sequence ATGTTGAGAAGCGCTAAAGAAACCAAAGGATATACGATAAAGGCTGCCGACGGTACCATTGGAGACGTATCGGAATATTTATTTGACGATATCTATTGGACAGTCCGGTATCTGGTAGCTGATGTTGGAGATTGGCTTGTTCATAAGCATGTCCTCATTTCACCATCTGCTTTATTGGAACCCACAGAAAAGGAATTTCCTGTAAATCTGACTGTTGAGCAGGTTAAAAAAAGCCCCAGAATCGATGCGGCCAAACCGGTATCACGAAAAGAAGAAGAGAAATTGCGAATGCATTATGGGTGGCCGATGTACTGGGAACCGACCGGCATGGCAGGTCCGATGCCCGCTCCGATTCCCATTGCCGATATTGAACAGGAGAGGCATGAAAGGGAAAAAGGAGAAAAATCTGAAAATGATTCGCACTTAAGAAGTTTAAATGAAATTATGGGGTATCATATCCATGCCACCGATAACGAAATAGGGCACATCGATGATATCATTTTCGACAGCAAATCCTGGCAGTTCAGATATCTTGTTGTTGATACGAAAAACTGGCTCCCCGGGAAAAAAGTCCTCATATCACCGGAATGGGCAAACAAAATCAGCTGGTTTGAAAAAATGCTGTACGTAAATGTTACGAAGGAGCAGATTGAAAAAAGCCCCGAATATGATCCTTCCACTCCGGTGAACAGAGAATATGAAGAAATTTTATATGATTTCTATGGAAGACCCAAGTATTGGAAACAGTAA
- a CDS encoding BON domain-containing protein, producing MNKANVNGVRGMDTSGLEVKEWADDWLRRQEKLSLSDKQIKNAVFDVLRYDPRIQPFDIELSVTNGAVVLTGRVDNLKAKHSAQSDAENIVGVDNVINGIKVERELTKSDWAIEKDVANILKWDPYLERFNVSIWVEHSKVYLYGRVDNQFLKEHAAELVSRVDGVTAIKNHLRVHDKPWPHKSDVSIESDIKQQLQWNPTVDQNDVTVSVTDGVVKYEGTVDTWNEYDAVLKSAFKSGAKAVKTDLKVKSLGLKMNVERFYGHQGYVEP from the coding sequence ATGAATAAGGCAAATGTTAATGGTGTCAGGGGTATGGATACCAGCGGTCTTGAAGTTAAAGAATGGGCCGATGACTGGCTTCGACGGCAGGAAAAACTCTCACTCTCGGACAAACAAATAAAGAATGCAGTTTTTGATGTTTTGCGCTATGATCCACGGATACAACCTTTCGATATCGAACTCTCTGTTACCAATGGTGCGGTGGTTTTGACAGGTCGTGTGGATAATCTCAAAGCAAAGCATTCGGCCCAATCCGATGCCGAAAATATCGTCGGTGTCGATAACGTTATCAATGGAATCAAAGTTGAGCGGGAACTTACTAAAAGCGATTGGGCAATCGAAAAAGATGTAGCAAACATCCTGAAGTGGGATCCCTATCTGGAGCGTTTTAATGTCTCAATATGGGTTGAACACAGCAAAGTATATCTCTATGGGAGAGTGGATAATCAATTTCTGAAAGAGCACGCTGCCGAGCTGGTGTCTCGTGTCGACGGGGTTACGGCGATCAAAAACCATTTACGGGTGCACGATAAACCCTGGCCCCACAAAAGCGATGTTTCAATCGAAAGCGATATCAAACAGCAGCTTCAATGGAATCCAACGGTAGACCAGAATGATGTTACTGTTTCGGTCACCGATGGTGTCGTGAAATATGAAGGCACTGTTGACACATGGAATGAATACGATGCAGTTTTAAAAAGTGCGTTTAAAAGCGGAGCAAAAGCAGTCAAAACAGATTTAAAAGTTAAAAGCCTTGGGCTAAAAATGAATGTTGAACGTTTTTATGGTCACCAGGGTTATGTGGAACCCTGA